Proteins encoded within one genomic window of Lysinibacillus louembei:
- a CDS encoding RusA family crossover junction endodeoxyribonuclease: MIQFIIPGKVQAQERPRFSRAGKGVKTHDAPKSKNYKEFVKLIAMQNKPQEPLHGALRLEVDIYVMPPKKYHTKPKLRLIDCGELRPVTKPDTDNLVKGIKDGMNGIIWGDDAQIVELVARKWYSMEPRAEIKVQQISICMEIK, encoded by the coding sequence ATGATTCAATTTATCATTCCTGGCAAGGTGCAAGCACAGGAGCGACCGAGATTTTCAAGGGCGGGAAAGGGCGTCAAAACTCACGACGCCCCAAAATCCAAAAACTATAAAGAATTTGTCAAGCTCATAGCTATGCAAAATAAGCCGCAGGAGCCGCTACATGGAGCTTTAAGGTTAGAGGTTGATATCTATGTCATGCCACCGAAAAAGTACCACACAAAGCCAAAATTACGGCTTATTGATTGTGGGGAATTACGTCCTGTGACTAAGCCCGATACTGACAACCTAGTTAAGGGAATAAAAGATGGCATGAACGGCATTATATGGGGCGATGATGCCCAAATCGTAGAGCTGGTAGCCCGCAAGTGGTATTCGATGGAACCGAGGGCGGAGATTAAGGTGCAGCAAATAAGCATTTGCATGGAAATTAAGTAA
- the zapE gene encoding AFG1/ZapE family ATPase gives MQAFGNVVNNLITTNMTDSHSSVICPYCGQEVKAIQVEVFNKKYWVQPVCQCEKDVKKAEVERLIKAKEDNEIRSLFAISNVGDKYLSASFDNFSMRQGAEKAFKAAKYYAEHFEEFGAESLLLWGDVGNGKTHLAAAVHNYLIAQGKTVVFISMPELLGKIRATFNKNNNESEHQIMKALMICDLLIIDDLGAEKPSDWVLETVFQIFDGRSRRQKPLMATSNLNPKDLPDQIGKRIPDRLIEMSQPIKNEATSYRREIAKGRMSKFDSILNN, from the coding sequence ATGCAGGCATTCGGGAACGTGGTAAACAATCTAATAACGACGAATATGACGGACTCTCACTCTAGCGTAATTTGCCCATACTGTGGACAAGAGGTGAAGGCGATTCAAGTTGAGGTGTTCAACAAAAAATATTGGGTTCAACCTGTTTGTCAATGCGAAAAAGATGTAAAGAAAGCTGAGGTAGAACGTTTGATCAAAGCAAAAGAGGATAATGAAATACGGTCATTATTTGCTATTAGCAATGTTGGGGACAAATACCTGAGTGCTAGTTTTGATAATTTCTCAATGCGACAGGGAGCAGAAAAAGCGTTCAAGGCAGCCAAGTATTATGCAGAGCATTTTGAAGAGTTTGGAGCTGAATCATTGCTCCTGTGGGGTGATGTTGGAAATGGCAAAACACACTTAGCTGCAGCTGTCCACAATTATTTAATAGCTCAAGGTAAAACAGTGGTGTTTATCTCAATGCCCGAATTACTCGGTAAAATACGGGCTACGTTCAACAAAAATAACAACGAAAGTGAACATCAAATCATGAAAGCCTTAATGATTTGTGACTTACTTATCATCGATGATTTAGGAGCTGAAAAGCCTAGTGATTGGGTATTAGAAACAGTCTTTCAGATTTTTGATGGTCGTAGCCGCAGACAAAAGCCTCTTATGGCAACAAGTAATTTAAATCCTAAAGACTTGCCAGATCAAATCGGAAAACGTATTCCTGATAGATTAATTGAAATGTCTCAACCAATAAAAAATGAAGCAACCAGTTATCGTCGTGAGATTGCGAAAGGGAGAATGAGCAAATTTGATTCGATTTTAAACAATTAA
- a CDS encoding DUF6011 domain-containing protein — protein MKLCDRCNRPLKTQKSMDYGMGPVCKRKHEKELADAEFERNQVNMDEVIEEASE, from the coding sequence ATGAAACTATGCGACCGCTGTAATAGACCACTAAAGACGCAGAAGTCAATGGACTATGGCATGGGGCCAGTATGCAAACGAAAGCATGAAAAAGAACTGGCAGACGCTGAATTCGAGCGGAATCAAGTGAATATGGATGAGGTTATCGAGGAGGCTTCTGAATGA
- a CDS encoding MazG-like family protein — protein MNQLIAQVEQWSINKGLDNAESSKQFLKVVEEVGEVAAALARNDKDALRDGIGDVIVTMIILAQQNDMDLHECLNTAYDEIKGRTGKIVDGVFVKSSDLKE, from the coding sequence ATGAATCAATTAATTGCACAAGTAGAACAATGGTCTATCAATAAAGGATTGGACAATGCGGAATCTAGTAAGCAATTTTTGAAAGTGGTAGAGGAAGTTGGTGAAGTTGCGGCGGCATTAGCTCGTAATGATAAAGACGCGTTACGTGATGGTATCGGCGATGTAATCGTAACGATGATTATTCTAGCTCAGCAAAACGATATGGACTTACATGAGTGTTTAAATACAGCTTATGACGAAATTAAAGGACGTACAGGAAAAATAGTTGATGGTGTATTTGTAAAATCTAGTGACCTAAAGGAGTGA
- a CDS encoding YopX family protein: protein MQGNYRTTKFRGKRIDNGKWVSGSLIVSNFSYFIVVSVSTFNASSTTLISTMTYHEVHPESVGECSGLKDKNGKEIYEGDIVKVRNGATTFESYFIGDVVFENAKFGYKAVKFEGSYPPHIPKKNSVVSLGTSEMIEIIGNIHEHSHLLEVQA from the coding sequence ATGCAAGGTAATTATAGGACAACTAAGTTCAGAGGAAAGCGTATTGATAATGGCAAATGGGTATCTGGCAGCTTAATAGTTAGTAATTTTTCATACTTTATTGTGGTATCGGTGTCTACATTTAACGCTAGTTCTACAACATTAATATCTACGATGACCTATCACGAAGTGCATCCAGAGAGTGTCGGGGAATGCTCAGGCTTAAAGGACAAGAACGGCAAGGAGATTTATGAGGGGGATATTGTAAAAGTTCGTAATGGAGCAACTACATTTGAATCGTATTTCATAGGCGATGTAGTATTCGAAAATGCGAAATTCGGTTATAAAGCAGTTAAATTTGAGGGTTCTTATCCTCCACATATTCCTAAGAAAAATAGTGTTGTTTCTCTTGGTACGAGCGAAATGATAGAAATTATCGGAAACATCCACGAACACAGTCATTTACTGGAGGTGCAGGCATGA
- a CDS encoding DnaD domain-containing protein, with the protein MAKAKFRMVHTAFWNDPTVSEEMTPEDKYFFLYLLTNEHTTQIGIYGISKKQMAFDTGYSIESINALMQRFMDHHKLIRYNPETREIAVKNWGKYNFNKGGKPVLDCVKSELQHVKDTDLIPYVGDNIFNEPVKAIYDSWYESLHDTSTTRGQEEEEEKEEEEKEEKEEKEEAVPPSPPPSSQIDESFLKIKTYFEQHMRPTTYRDAQDINKLLEYYKDADLIIEAFKIALDRGKPFINYIDGILKRWSIEHGINTYEDFIRKESQLNAGIRERGKQSNNDEYDGLSL; encoded by the coding sequence ATGGCTAAAGCAAAATTCAGAATGGTACACACAGCATTTTGGAATGATCCAACAGTATCTGAAGAAATGACACCCGAAGATAAATATTTCTTCCTGTACTTGCTCACAAATGAGCACACAACACAAATCGGGATTTATGGTATATCAAAAAAACAAATGGCATTCGATACAGGCTATTCAATCGAGAGTATTAATGCGTTGATGCAAAGGTTTATGGATCATCATAAATTAATTCGCTATAACCCCGAAACACGTGAAATTGCAGTAAAGAACTGGGGCAAATACAACTTCAATAAAGGCGGAAAACCTGTACTGGATTGTGTGAAATCAGAGTTGCAGCATGTGAAAGATACAGACTTAATTCCTTATGTGGGAGATAACATTTTCAATGAACCTGTAAAAGCGATTTACGATTCGTGGTACGAGTCGTTACACGATACGTCAACGACACGTGGACAAGAAGAAGAAGAAGAAAAAGAAGAAGAAGAAAAAGAAGAAAAAGAAGAGAAAGAGGAGGCTGTGCCTCCCTCTCCTCCTCCCTCATCTCAAATCGACGAATCATTTTTGAAAATCAAAACATACTTTGAGCAGCATATGCGGCCAACCACTTACAGGGATGCGCAGGACATTAATAAACTACTGGAGTATTACAAGGATGCTGATTTGATTATCGAAGCTTTCAAAATAGCACTTGATAGGGGCAAGCCATTTATAAACTACATTGATGGCATTTTAAAGCGTTGGTCGATTGAACATGGAATTAACACTTATGAAGACTTCATACGAAAGGAGAGCCAATTAAATGCAGGCATTCGGGAACGTGGTAAACAATCTAATAACGACGAATATGACGGACTCTCACTCTAG